A genomic region of Amphiura filiformis chromosome 6, Afil_fr2py, whole genome shotgun sequence contains the following coding sequences:
- the LOC140155555 gene encoding LOW QUALITY PROTEIN: protein phosphatase 2C-like domain-containing protein 1 (The sequence of the model RefSeq protein was modified relative to this genomic sequence to represent the inferred CDS: inserted 1 base in 1 codon), which produces MSSDTSSVSDHDVRLPTALAHKQLVQNIQQRPATPETELTEHPHHPDISILCEKCQSFVAVRLLQSHRSYHNALVKLEYSDDLRPESVKALTKRRQHVLSKLTKSGMSVSAVQEVNDAXELLKAYLEDTYKDLIQGQDGMAVECNGLALNCSAACAHAVGICSDANERWKPSMEDTRVFQDYFGNDSNKCFFAIYDGYSGRFAADVSANDLHHYLLNEMAKFDDSTKCTCTINLAGYHDLTDYKLDRPRPIVRKESIRHILHEESRNIIKQIMYTCEENIAQLNKSNVTDDVKSSHSIEINKITPAQSVEQHNLYHQNVEDALRQSYRMTDYVLSYGIDEISRVRWSGCSAVTCIIHNLGPDEEAENKMEKEKQGKEDADREDDSASVSSVISDGDKQHGILYLANAGNCHAVLCRNGKAERLTRNHTLSNNYEKSRVKKTGASVQGDRKAYRVNGVLDTTRGLGNHGDPQLKAAVAAEPYTTSVEINSETEFLILATQGIWEVLTDSEAVSLLEQMLPGRDVPPMTAPGEDDYLRMIKGHSKDQVAELHVAADDLGELGIHTNPDMDTVVENGVNDVTEKQASEQVVISPEGKQSSRPSSSKKDEENQEAGEIGHNQDLVGTASSKEDLPEPIVNENGKVYEEYGSTHQLDGGMEGIQSDTKESEAEERHKSASVKSSKEMEYEETAGLTTDIGVNEDEQSDAGSEKTDFESMISAILENDDGRNEADVETLTELQSIYAHSRLSGCPTRPEMYHSLAQAMCERLVQCALLAGSRDNITAMVILLPGCKL; this is translated from the exons ATGAGCAGTGATACATCGTCCGTCTCCGATCACGACGTGCGTCTGCCAACGGCACTTGCGCACAAACAACTTGTGCAGAACATTCAGCAGCGGCCTGCTACGCCCGAGACCGAATTAACCGAGCACCCACATCATCCGGACATCTCCATATTGTGCGAGAAATGCCAGAGCTTTGTAGCAGTAAGGTTACTCCAATCCCACAGGTCATACCATAATGCCCTAGTGAAACTAGAGTACAGCGATGACCTAAGACCGGAGAGTGTCAAAGCTTTAACCAAACGCAGACAACATGTCTTGAGCAAGCTAACCAAATCCGGTATGTCCGTGAGTGCGGTACAAGAAGTCAACgatg ttgagttgctgaaagcTTATCTTGAAGATACTTACAAAGATTTGATACAAGGGCAAGACGGTATGGCTGTAGAATGTAATGGTCTTGCCTTGAATTGCAGTGCTGCCTGCGCACATGCAGTAGGCATTTGTTCTGACGCTAACGAAAGATGGAAACCTAGCATGGAAGACACCAGAGTATTCCAAGATTACTTTGGCAACGATAGTAACAAGTGCTTCTTTGCTATCTATGATGGATACAGTGGACGTTTCGCAGCGGATGTTTCCGCCAATGATCTGCATCATTATCTACTTAATGAGATGGCAAAATTTGATGATTCGACCAAGTGCACTTGCACTATTAATCTTGCTGGTTACCACGATTTAACAGACTACAAGCTTGACCGACCCAGACCTATCGTCCGCAAAGAGAGCATCCGTCACATACTTCACGAAGAGAGCCGTAACATCATCAAGCAGATTATGTACACCTGCGAAGAGAACATTGCACAGCTAAACAAAAGCAATGTTACCGATGACGTAAAAAGTTCTCATTCAatcgaaatcaacaaaataacACCCGCCCAATCTGTTGAGCAACATAATTTGTATCACCAAAATGTTGAAGACGCTCTGCGACAATCGTATAGGATGACAGATTATGTGCTGTCGTACGGTATTGATGAAATATCGCGCGTTAGGTGGAGTGGTTGTTCAGCTGTCACCTGCATCATTCATAACCTTGGACCTGATGAAGAAGCAGAGAATAAGATGGAGAAAGAGAAGCAAGGCAAAGAGGATGCAGATAGGGAGGATGATAGCGCCAGTGTGTCTTCTGTGATATCTGATGGAGATAAACAGCATGGAATATTGTATTTAGCAAATGCAG GTAATTGCCATGCCGTACTTTGTCGAAACGGAAAAGCTGAACGGCTGACCAGAAACCACACCCTCTCCAACAACTACGAGAAGTCCAGAGTGAAGAAGACAGGGGCATCAGTACAGGGAGACAGGAAGGCTTACCGTGTCAATGGTGTCTTGGATACCACCAGAGGTCTAGGAAACCATGGTGATCCCCAGTTAAAGGCAGCGGTGGCAGCGGAGCCATATACAACCAGTGTGGAAATCAATTCTGAGACAGAGTTTCTGATCTTGGCAACTCAAGGAATTTGGGAG GTACTAACAGACAGTGAAGCAGTGTCTTTGTTGGAGCAGATGCTTCCGGGAAGAGATGTACCACCAATGACAGCACCTGGGGAAGATGATTACTTGAGAATGATCAAAGGGCATAGCAAAGATCAG GTTGCTGAACTACATGTAGCAGCAGATGATCTTGGTGAATTAGGCATTCATACCAACCCTGATATGGATACTGTAGTTGAAAATGGCGTAAACGACGTAACAGAAAAACAAGCTTCAGAGCAGGTGGTGATCTCACCAGAGGGTAAGCAGTCTTCCAGACCTTCCAGCAGCAAGAAAGATGAAGAAAACCAGGAGGCAGGAGAAATTGGACATAATCAAGACTTAGTGGGCACAGCTAGTTCAAAAGAGGATTTACCGGAACCAATTGTTAATGAGAATGGAAAGGTGTATGAAGAATATGGAAGCACTCATCAGTTAGATGGAGGAATGGAAGGGATTCAATCTGATACTAAAGAAAGTGAGGCGGAGGAAAGGCATAAGTCAGCATCTGTTAAAAGCAGCAAAGAAATGGAATATGAGGAGACTGCTGGGCTTACCACTGATATAGGTGTAAACGAAGACGAACAGTCAGATGCAGGTAGCGAGAAGACCGATTTTGAAAGCATGATCTCGGCCATCTTAGAGAACGATGACGGGA GGAACGAAGCGGATGTGGAGACGCTGACGGAATTACAAAGCATCTATGCCCATTCCAGGTTGTCCGGATGCCCAACTAGACCAGAGATGTATCATAGTCTTGCACAGGCTATGTGTGAGAGACTTGTACAGTGTGCTCTCTTGGCTGGATCAAGGGATAATATAACTGCTATGGTCATTTTGCTACCTGGTTGCAAGTTATGA